A genomic window from Betta splendens chromosome 24, fBetSpl5.4, whole genome shotgun sequence includes:
- the LOC114849947 gene encoding protein c-Fos-like isoform X2, whose amino-acid sequence MVQPTVITSVSPSSGRAKTRARGANQSSSPAGANKAKSSNRKGQRDQASKEEDERRRIRRERNKIAAAKCRNRRKELIDTLQAETDKLEEEKSALQTEITDLLKEKERLEQVLVSHQPSCKLPAGDGDGDGEEGNENDVSTMLQEPPASPQLLSIMENGKTPESNMTIGEAPSGQDIDNVPCIPAAAILGNSNILLCSSAEEEVLEDLKGDDLDDLVPSLEMAEASEMPASVPDIDLSSPFCLSDWETLYKSVANDLESLSTPDMSSSPACSNYRTVFSFNYSEIDSLAEGCESLKGNLGSSELMKDSLNSPTLLAL is encoded by the exons ATGGTGCAGCCGACAGTGATCACGTCCGTGTCCCCGTCGTCCGGCCGTGCCAAGACCCGAGCTCGCGGCGCGAACCAGTCGTCTTCCCCAGCAGGTGCAAACAAGGCGAAGTCCTCCAACAGGAAAGGGCAGCGAGACCAG GCTTCCAAGGAGGAGGACGAAAGGAGGAGGATcaggagggagagaaacaaaATTGCTGCGGCGAAGTGTCGTAACAGAAGAAAGGAGCTGATTGACACTCTTCAAGCT GAAACTGACAAGCTTGAGGAGGAGAAGTCTGCCCTCCAGACGGAGATAACCGACCttctgaaggagaaggagagactggAGCAGGTGTTAGTCTCCCATCAACCATCCTGCAAACTGCCTGccggtgatggtgatggtgatggggAGGAGGGTAATGAAAACGATGTTAGCACAATGCTGCAGGAGCCTCCAGCCTCACCACAGCTGCTGTCCATCATGGAGAATGGAAAAACCCCAGAGAGCAACATGACAATTGGAGAAGCCCCTAGTGGTCAAGACATAGACAATGTCCCTTgcattcctgctgcagccatctTGGGGAACTCCAACATTCTCCTGTGCTCAAGCGCCGAAGAGGAGGTCCTCGAGGACCTGAAAGGAGACGACCTGGACGACCTGGTGCCCAGCCTGGAGATGGCCGAGGCCTCTGAGATGCCTGCATCCGTCCCTGACATAGACCTGAGCAGCCCCTTTTGCCTCTCAGACTGGGAAACCCTGTACAAGTCTGTGGCGAATGACCTTGAATCTTTGAGCACACCGGACATGTCTTCCAGTCCTGCTTGTAGCAATTACCGCAcagtgttttcctttaattacTCAGAGATTGATTCCTTAGCTGAGGGCTGCGAGAGCCTTAAAGGCAACCTCGGCTCATCCGAGTTGATGAAGGATAGTCTTAACTCTCCAACACTTCTGGCCTTGTGA
- the LOC114849947 gene encoding protein c-Fos-like isoform X1, translating into MHPDSCTEFDSSSSCSTASPGGDTPGCSQHTSDSLSSSLDGAKAVETSAADSFVPTVTAISTSPDLRWMVQPTVITSVSPSSGRAKTRARGANQSSSPAGANKAKSSNRKGQRDQASKEEDERRRIRRERNKIAAAKCRNRRKELIDTLQAETDKLEEEKSALQTEITDLLKEKERLEQVLVSHQPSCKLPAGDGDGDGEEGNENDVSTMLQEPPASPQLLSIMENGKTPESNMTIGEAPSGQDIDNVPCIPAAAILGNSNILLCSSAEEEVLEDLKGDDLDDLVPSLEMAEASEMPASVPDIDLSSPFCLSDWETLYKSVANDLESLSTPDMSSSPACSNYRTVFSFNYSEIDSLAEGCESLKGNLGSSELMKDSLNSPTLLAL; encoded by the exons ATGCATCCAGACTCCTGCACTGAGTTCGACTCATCATCCAGCTGTAGCACAGCATCGCCTGGCGGGGACACCCCTGGGTGCAGCCAGCATACTTCTGACTCGCTTTCATCATCACTGGACGGCGCCAAG GCTGTTGAGACCAGTGCAGCCGACTCCTTTGTTCCGACTGTGACTGCAATCTCAACCTCGCCTGATCTGAGGTGGATGGTGCAGCCGACAGTGATCACGTCCGTGTCCCCGTCGTCCGGCCGTGCCAAGACCCGAGCTCGCGGCGCGAACCAGTCGTCTTCCCCAGCAGGTGCAAACAAGGCGAAGTCCTCCAACAGGAAAGGGCAGCGAGACCAG GCTTCCAAGGAGGAGGACGAAAGGAGGAGGATcaggagggagagaaacaaaATTGCTGCGGCGAAGTGTCGTAACAGAAGAAAGGAGCTGATTGACACTCTTCAAGCT GAAACTGACAAGCTTGAGGAGGAGAAGTCTGCCCTCCAGACGGAGATAACCGACCttctgaaggagaaggagagactggAGCAGGTGTTAGTCTCCCATCAACCATCCTGCAAACTGCCTGccggtgatggtgatggtgatggggAGGAGGGTAATGAAAACGATGTTAGCACAATGCTGCAGGAGCCTCCAGCCTCACCACAGCTGCTGTCCATCATGGAGAATGGAAAAACCCCAGAGAGCAACATGACAATTGGAGAAGCCCCTAGTGGTCAAGACATAGACAATGTCCCTTgcattcctgctgcagccatctTGGGGAACTCCAACATTCTCCTGTGCTCAAGCGCCGAAGAGGAGGTCCTCGAGGACCTGAAAGGAGACGACCTGGACGACCTGGTGCCCAGCCTGGAGATGGCCGAGGCCTCTGAGATGCCTGCATCCGTCCCTGACATAGACCTGAGCAGCCCCTTTTGCCTCTCAGACTGGGAAACCCTGTACAAGTCTGTGGCGAATGACCTTGAATCTTTGAGCACACCGGACATGTCTTCCAGTCCTGCTTGTAGCAATTACCGCAcagtgttttcctttaattacTCAGAGATTGATTCCTTAGCTGAGGGCTGCGAGAGCCTTAAAGGCAACCTCGGCTCATCCGAGTTGATGAAGGATAGTCTTAACTCTCCAACACTTCTGGCCTTGTGA
- the LOC114849948 gene encoding protein c-Fos-like, with product MMFTGFNAECDSSSRCSTASPSVDNLGYYPSPAGSYCSMGSPQSQDFTDLKASSASFIPTVTAISTSPDLQWMVQPLISSVAPSHRAHPYSSSPSPAYPRPAMRSAASKAHTSTKRGRMEQISPEEEEKRRVRRERNKQAAAKCRNRRRELTDTLQAETDMLEDEKSSLQNDIANLLKEKERLEFILAAHQPICKIPSELDTDFSVASISPAHSCLSTEVSSKPQATVPKTTILTSNQPTFTSTSNSIFSSNSSVLPTAAISDSTVKMTDLEDSVLEESLDLLTKTEMETARSVPEVDLSNSLYTSQDWEPLHASANNHDFEPLCTPVVTITPACTTFTSSFVFSFPEAETFPTCGVAHRRGSSSNEQSSDSLSSPTLLAL from the exons ATGATGTTCACCGGTTTCAACGCGGAGTGCGAttcctcctcccgctgcagcACCGCTTCTCCTTCCGTGGACAATCTGGGATACTACCCGTCACCAGCGGGATCTTACTGCAGCATGGGATCTCCCCAGTCTCAG GATTTCACAGACCTGAAAGCATCAAGTGCCTCTTTCATCCCCACTGTCACAGCCATTTCAACAAGCCCAGATCTGCAGTGGATGGTCCAGCCTTTGATCTCCTCAGTGGCCCCCTCTCACAGAGCTCACCCCTACAGCTCCAGCCCCAGCCCTGCTTACCCCAGACCAGCCATGAGGTCGGCCGCGTCCAAGGCTCACACCTCTACCAAGAGGGGCAGAATGGAACAG ATTTCacctgaagaggaagagaagagacgTGTTcgcagagagagaaacaagcaGGCAGCAGCAAAATGCCGCAACAGGAGGCGAGAGCTGACAGACACACTGCAAGCT GAAACCGATATGCTGGAGGATGAGAAGTCCAGCCTCCAAAATGATATTGCCAATCTTCTGAAGGAGAAGGAAAGGCTGGAGTTCATCCTGGCTGCCCACCAACCCATCTGCAAAATCCCCTCTGAGCTGGACACTGACTTCTCTGTGGCCTCCATCTCTCCTGCTCACTCATGCCTCTCCACTGAAGTGTCTTCTAAGCCACAGGCCACCGTCCCCAAGACAACCATCCTCACTTCCAACCAGCCCACCTTTACCTCAACCTCAAATTCGATCTTCTCCAGCAACAGCTCCGTCCTCCCTACCGCCGCCATCTCTGACAGCACGGTGAAGATGACAGACCTGGAGGACTCCGTCCTGGAGGAGTCCCTGGACCTGCTGACAAAGACTGAGATGGAAACGGCAAGATCAGTGCCAGAGGTCGACCTGTCCAACTCCCTCTACACATCTCAGGACTGGGAGCCCCTCCACGCCTCAGCCAATAACCATGACTTTGAGCCCCTGTGTACACCTGTGGTGACCATCACCCCTGCCTGTACCACCTTCACATCTTCGTTTGTGTTCTCCTTCCCTGAGGCAGAGACCTTCCCCACTTGTGGCGTCGCCCacaggagaggaagcagcagcaacgAGCAGTCCTCTGACTCCCTCAGCTCACCAACCCTGCTGGCCCTTTAA
- the tmed10 gene encoding transmembrane emp24 domain-containing protein 10: MARIAALLLLPVFIESVFSISFFLPVNSRKCLREEIHKDVLVTGEYVIDEQANTKTNLKITDSSSHTLYSKEDASKGKFAFTTEDYDMFEVCFESKSPMGTGRVPDQLVDLDMKHGVEAKNYEEIAKVEKLKPLEVELRRLEDLSESIVNDFAYMKKREEEMRDTNESTNTRVLYFSIFSMCCLIGLATWQVFYLRRFFKAKKLIE, from the exons ATGGCTCGAATTGCTGCGCTACTGCTGTTACCGGTCTTTATTGAATCGGtattttccatttcattctTTTTACCGGTGAATTCCAGGAAGTGCTTACGGGAGGAGATCCACAAAGACGTCCTAGTCACGGGGGAGTATGTAATAGACGAACAGGCAAACACCAAAACTAATCTGAAG ATCACAGATTCCTCCAGCCACACTCTTTACTCTAAGGAAGATGCAAGCAAGGGAAAGTTTGCATTCACCACAGAGGACTATGACATGTTTGAGGTGTGCTTTGAGAGCAAGTCACCCATGG GAACTGGAAGAGTGCCTGACCAGCTGGTTGATTTAGACATGAAGCATGGTGTGGAGGCCAAAAACTACGAGGAG ATCGCCAaggtggagaagctgaagcctctTGAGGTCGAACTGAGACGACTTGAGGACCTGTCGGAGTCAATCGTCAATGACTTTGCTTAcatgaagaagagagaggaggaaatgcgAGACACCAATG AGTCCACCAACACACGTGTGCTGTACTTCAGCATATTCTCCATGTGCTGTCTCATTGGACTGGCCACATGGCAGGTGTTCTACCTGCGGCGCTTCTTCAAGGCAAAGAAGCTGATCGAGTAG